ATGAATCGTGAAAATTTAAGTCGCCTTGCGGCCCAAAAACATATGCGCACTATTAATAAACGAAGATTTATCCACTATAAGTACTATACCGGCCAGATTTTTGGCCTTTCAAAAAACTACCATCTTAGTCTTGATATTAGTAAACTTGGTTTTGAAAAAACACTCCAGCTCATCGAAGACTATTTGTCTATAACCAAATCGCAGGAAATAAAACTCAGCGCCTAAAATAAAAATTTTTACAAAAAAAACACCGGACAGCCGATAAAAATCTCTGTCCGGTGTTTTTTACTTATTGATAAACTATTATTTTTTTATCATATTGATTACAATCAGAAGAATGGCTGCTCCCACAAAAGAAACAAAAATGCTCCATAAATTCAATCCACTTACTCCAGCCTGTCCGAAGAAGGAAAATACCCAACCGCCAATCACTGCACCCAGAATCCCGACAACAATATTTTTGAGCAAACCCATATCTTTATTATTGCTGGTAATAATACTGGCCAACCAACCGGCAATGCCGCCTAAAATAATCCATGAAAAAATACCCATCTGTTCCTCCTCTATTTTCGTTTATCCGATTGTCGGGCAATTCGCATACCCACTTCCTGAAAAAACTGCACAATTAAAACCAGTAACACAACAGTAACAATCATTACACCCGTTTCATAACGGTAGTATCCAAAGCGAATGGCAATATCGCCAAGTCCGCCGCCGCCAACAATCCCCGCCATTGCCGAGTATCCCAGAATGGTCGTCACTGCAATCGCCGCACCCATTAAAAGCGAAGGTTTTGCTTCCGGTATCAGGACTTTCGTAACAACTTGCAGCGGGCTGGCCCCCATTGACAATGAGGCTTCAACAATACCCTGATCAACTTCCTTTAGTGAAGACTCCACAAGTCTGGCAATAAAGGGTGCTGCCGCAATTACCAGCGGTACTATCGTTGCGGTTGAACCAATACTCGTTCCAGTAATCAGACGAGTTAGGGGAATCACCGCGATTAGCAAGATCAGAAAAGGAATAGAGCGGGTAATATTAACAACAATATTTAAGACCAGATTCAGGGCCTTAAAAGGTTTAATTCCGCCTTCTTCACTGGTTACCAGAAGAATACCCATCGGTATTCCTAATACGTAGGCAAGCAGTGTTGAGGTTAAAGTCATATATAACGTTTCAAAAATCCCCTGAATAATTAATGGTGTCATTGATGAATCCCACATTTAATTCACCTCCTCGACCGTTATTTGATGGGCTGTTAAGTAAGAAAGTGCTTTGTTTCGTCCTCTCTCATCATCGCCAAACTGAACCACCATCTGTCCATAACTGACACCGTCTATATGCTGCAGCTCTGCATGAAGAATATTAACCAGACAGTTAGTTTCAAGAACCATTCTGGCGATGACCGCCTGGCTGGCCGATTTTTCATCGAAGACCAGTCTATAAGTCTGAGCCCCCATGTCCATCTTAACATCATCCCGTTCCGGCAGAATCATTTTTCTGGCAATCTCGGTCTGTGGATTTCTAAAAACTTCCTCTACAGTCCCTTCTTCAGCAATATGACTTTTGTCAATGATTGCTACATGACTGCAGATTTCCTCCACTACACTCATTTCATGGGTGATAATGACAATTGTAATCCCCAGCTTTTCATTAATTTCTTTTAAAAGATTTAAAATAGCTTTGGTTGTTGAAGGGTCAAGCGCTGAGGTCGCCTCGTCACATAACAAAATCTTGGGGTTATTAGCCAGGGCTCTGGCAATGGCAATTCTCTGCTTCTGACCGCCCGAGAGCTGCGATGGATAAGCTTTTGCTTTATCTGCCAGCCCGACAAGTGAGAGAAGCTCCTTTGCCCGTTTCTTTGCCGCTTCTTTCTCTACACCGGCAATTTCTAATGGAAAAAGAATGTTTTGCTCAGCCGTCCGCTGGGATAAAAGATTGAACTGCTGAAAGATCATCCCAAGAGAATAGCGGACCCGTCTCAGCGCCTTTTCTTCGATACCGGAAATATCTTCACCATCAATAAATACCTGTCCGCTGGTTGGCTTTTCAAGTAGATTGATACATCGAACCAGGGTACTTTTGCCTGCACCGCTCATGCCGATGATTCCATAAATTTCCCCTTGGCCAATTGTCAGGTTAATATCATCCAGGGCATTTACCTGACCGTCTTTGACCTTAAATGTTTTTTTCAAATTCTTTATTTCGATAATCGGTTGGTTCTTTTGCTTCTCGATATGATTCACCTTCTTATAATTAATTAACCGCCTGATTTAATGACACTTCCAAAAACTTTAAATAAATGATTAATATAATGAGCTGTCTTGATTTAAAAGTTTATGCAAACGAAAATAAATTCAAACCCTTCTGATTATAAACAAGTTTCACAAATTTTTCAAGCTTATTGTATCTCAGTAATTTCAGCGCCAAAAGGAAATAGCGCCAACATGGCAAACTTGAACCACTGAAGCCCAAAGGGAATCCCGATCAGAGTAATACAAAAGACCACGCCCAATACAGCTGAAGCAACAGCCAGCTCCCAGCCGAATAATATAATCCAAAAGACATTAAGAATAATCGAGGTTGTCTTTAAATTCGGATATTCTATAGTTCGGCCAAAAGGCCATAAGACCAGTTTCGCCATCTTAAAGGCCTGCAGACCAAAAGGAATTCCAATAATTGTGATACAGGCGATAATTCCGGCTAAAAGCCAGCCCAGGGCCATAATAAAACCGCCAAAAATCACCCAAATAATATTTCCCAGTATTCTCATGTTTTTTCACCTCCTATGTCTTTCGCCTTCCTGGCCATTTCAAAGTACTTTTTATCAATATGGCAATAACCGCCGGGATGCTTATCCAGATATCTCTGATGCGAATCATCGGCTGGTGCATAATTTTCAAGCGGCAACAGTTCAATGACTACCGGATTCTTAAATTTCTTTTGCAGATTGTTCAAAGACTCCTGAATAACCTCTATATCAGCAGAATCCGTGTAATATATACCGGTTCGATACTGGGTTCCTGTATCAGGTCCCTGCCTGTTCAGTACCGTTGGGTCGATCACCTGATAATACATTTCCAGTAAGAACGGAAGTGACACGCTTTCGCTGTCATAGACGATATAAACAACTTCTGCATGACCAGTATTACGGTAGCAGACATCTTCATAACTTGGATTAGACGTCTTACCATTGGCAAATCCAACCTGAGTTTTTTCTACTCCTCCGATTTCCTGAAAATATTTTTCAAGTCCCCAAAAACATCCTCCTGCCAGAATAATTTCTTTTTTCATTATTTTGCCTCCTTTATGAAAGAATCTATCAGGAAGTCCGTTATCGACTGCTGCTCTGTTCGTGAAATGGTCCCTTCACTGTCACCTTCCTGTAATCCATAATCACCAAAATAAGAGTGATTACCACCGGAAATATTTTCAAACTGTGTAGTGTCTGCCCAGCTGGCAGATTCAAAGGACTGACGGTTAATAATCCGATCCTCCGAACCAGTGATCGCAAGATAAAACAAACCTGTGTCCTCTGGACTCTTGTTAGGATATGCCCCCATCAGGACAACCCCTTTAACCAGATCCGGATTTGAAACCGCAAAATCTGAAGCCATAGACCCTCCCAGGGAATGACCACCAATATACCAGCTTTCGATTGTACTCAGATCTTCTTCTGCCATCACTTTGTTAGCTGCTTCCTGGTTAAACACTGCCAGATTAAAAGGCATTTTGGCGATCACTGTCACTACACCCTTTTCGGCTAGACTTCTCATCAGGGGAGCGTATGCTTCAGGTTCAACTTTGCCGCCAGGATAAAAAATGAAACCAGTTGAAAGATTAGTTTCCAACGGAATAAATATAAACGAATCCGGCGTTTCTTCAACTTTAACAGTCTTATCTGACGTAAGCGCCTGAACCGCATTTAAATCGGCACGATAGAAATCCCCCAGATAGGTCAGCATCATTAATAGTAGACTATATAATACTACTAGCATAACTTTTAACATTTTTTTCATAAATAATTCTTCCTTTATCTCATTATTTCTTTTATACCTGTATTACACTTAAATTACCACCTTAATATAGTTTATACATTATTTTATCCAAAACAACTTAATTTATCGATAATTTAATACGTCTTGATATCAGCTGCTCACCCGTCCGGTAACTCGGTTCCGCTAACGCTCCACCTTATCGCGTCAGTCGCCTTATGGCTCCTTCTTCTATAAAATCACATTCTTCGTTTTCTTTTTGATTTACTGT
This genomic interval from Eubacteriaceae bacterium ES3 contains the following:
- a CDS encoding GlsB/YeaQ/YmgE family stress response membrane protein, with translation MGIFSWIILGGIAGWLASIITSNNKDMGLLKNIVVGILGAVIGGWVFSFFGQAGVSGLNLWSIFVSFVGAAILLIVINMIKK
- a CDS encoding methionine ABC transporter permease codes for the protein MWDSSMTPLIIQGIFETLYMTLTSTLLAYVLGIPMGILLVTSEEGGIKPFKALNLVLNIVVNITRSIPFLILLIAVIPLTRLITGTSIGSTATIVPLVIAAAPFIARLVESSLKEVDQGIVEASLSMGASPLQVVTKVLIPEAKPSLLMGAAIAVTTILGYSAMAGIVGGGGLGDIAIRFGYYRYETGVMIVTVVLLVLIVQFFQEVGMRIARQSDKRK
- a CDS encoding ATP-binding cassette domain-containing protein is translated as MKKTFKVKDGQVNALDDINLTIGQGEIYGIIGMSGAGKSTLVRCINLLEKPTSGQVFIDGEDISGIEEKALRRVRYSLGMIFQQFNLLSQRTAEQNILFPLEIAGVEKEAAKKRAKELLSLVGLADKAKAYPSQLSGGQKQRIAIARALANNPKILLCDEATSALDPSTTKAILNLLKEINEKLGITIVIITHEMSVVEEICSHVAIIDKSHIAEEGTVEEVFRNPQTEIARKMILPERDDVKMDMGAQTYRLVFDEKSASQAVIARMVLETNCLVNILHAELQHIDGVSYGQMVVQFGDDERGRNKALSYLTAHQITVEEVN
- a CDS encoding YccF domain-containing protein, which translates into the protein MRILGNIIWVIFGGFIMALGWLLAGIIACITIIGIPFGLQAFKMAKLVLWPFGRTIEYPNLKTTSIILNVFWIILFGWELAVASAVLGVVFCITLIGIPFGLQWFKFAMLALFPFGAEITEIQ
- the msrA gene encoding peptide-methionine (S)-S-oxide reductase MsrA codes for the protein MKKEIILAGGCFWGLEKYFQEIGGVEKTQVGFANGKTSNPSYEDVCYRNTGHAEVVYIVYDSESVSLPFLLEMYYQVIDPTVLNRQGPDTGTQYRTGIYYTDSADIEVIQESLNNLQKKFKNPVVIELLPLENYAPADDSHQRYLDKHPGGYCHIDKKYFEMARKAKDIGGEKT
- a CDS encoding alpha/beta hydrolase, with the translated sequence MKKMLKVMLVVLYSLLLMMLTYLGDFYRADLNAVQALTSDKTVKVEETPDSFIFIPLETNLSTGFIFYPGGKVEPEAYAPLMRSLAEKGVVTVIAKMPFNLAVFNQEAANKVMAEEDLSTIESWYIGGHSLGGSMASDFAVSNPDLVKGVVLMGAYPNKSPEDTGLFYLAITGSEDRIINRQSFESASWADTTQFENISGGNHSYFGDYGLQEGDSEGTISRTEQQSITDFLIDSFIKEAK